The following are encoded together in the Cicer arietinum cultivar CDC Frontier isolate Library 1 chromosome 2, Cicar.CDCFrontier_v2.0, whole genome shotgun sequence genome:
- the LOC101496245 gene encoding LOW QUALITY PROTEIN: uncharacterized protein (The sequence of the model RefSeq protein was modified relative to this genomic sequence to represent the inferred CDS: substituted 1 base at 1 genomic stop codon): protein MKGVSSISSVNSFPTTSPYFYSQVEKQWPKRFALSTKPMHMRHSNGCKVRATLDANKSIEIPHQWYNLVADLPIKPPPPLHPKTFEPIKPEDLSPLFPDELIRQEVTTDRFIDIPDEVRDVYKLWRPTPLIRAKRLEKLLDTPARIYYKYEGVSPAGSHKPNSAVPQAXYNLQEGVKNVVTETGAGQWGSALAFACSIFGLGCEVWQVRASYDSKPYRRLMMQTWGAKVHPSPSMITEAGQRVLKNDPTTPGSLGIAISDAVEVAAKNPDTKYCLGSVLNHVLLHQTVIGEECLKQMEAIGETPDVIIGCTGGGSNFAGLSFPFIREKLNGKINPLIRAVEPTACPSLTKGIYAYDFGDTAGMTPLMKMRTLGHDFVPDPIHAGGLRYHGMAPLISHVYELGLMEAISIPQTECFRGAIQFARSEGLIPAPEPTHAIAATIREAIHCRETGEAKVILTAMCGHGHFDLPAYEKYLQGDMVDLSFSEDNLKASLANISQVTS from the exons ATGAAAGGTGTCAGTAGTATTTCCTCTGTTAACTCATTTCCTACTACATCACCTTACTTCTACTCTCAAG TTGAAAAGCAATGGCCTAAGAGATTTGCCTTGAGTACAAAGCCAATGCATATGAGGCattcaaatggatgtaaagTGAGAGCAACTTTGGATgctaataaatcaattgaaattCCTCATCAATGGTACAATCTAGTGGCAGATCTTCCAATTAAACCACCTCCACCATTGCATCCCAAGACTTTTGAACCTATCAAACCGGAAGATTTGTCGCCTCTTTTTCCTGATGAATTAATCAGACAAGAGGTGACAACCGATAGGTTCATAGACATACCGGATGAAGTTCGTGATGTTTACAAGCTTTGGCGCCCAACCCCTCTCATCAG AGCCAAGAGGTTGGAAAAGCTTCTTGATACACCTGCTAGAATTTACTACAAATATGAAGGTGTAAGCCCAGCAGGGTCCCACAAACCTAACTCTGCTGTTCCACAAGCATGATATAATCTACAAGAAGGTGTCAAGAATGTTGTGACAGAAACTGGTGCTGGACAATGGGGAAGTGCATTAGCCTTTGCCTGCAGCATTTTTGGCCTTGGATGTGAG GTGTGGCAAGTACGCGCTTCTTACGATTCGAAACCGTATCGAAGATTGATGATGCAAACATGGGGTGCAAAAGTACATCCATCACCATCTATGATCACTGAAGCTGGTCAAAGAGTTCTTAAAAATGATCCTACAACTCCAGGGAGTTTAGGCATAGCTATATCAGACGCAGTAGAAGTAGCTGCTAAAAATCCTGACACTAAGTACTGTTTAGGGAGTGTACTTAATCATGTTTTACTTCACCAAACTGTTATTGGTGAAGAGTGCCTTAAACAAATGGAAGCTATTGGTGAAACACCAGATGTTATCATAGGATGTACTGGCGGTGGTTCCAACTTTGCAGGACTTAGTTTTCCTTTCATTAGGGAGAAGCTTAATGGCAAAATTAATCCTTTGATTAGAGCAGTTGAACCTACAGCGTGTCCTTCATTAACAAAAGGGATATATGCTTATGATTTTGGTGATACAGCAGGGATGACTCCTTTGATGAAAATGCGTACACTTGGTCATGACTTTGTTCCTGATCCAATTCATGctg GTGGATTGCGCTATCATGGTATGGCACCATTGATCTCACATGTTTATGAGTTAGGTTTAATGGAAGCAATTTCAATTCCACAAACTGAATGCTTTCGAG GTGCTATACAGTTTGCAAGATCAGAAGGGTTAATACCAGCTCCTGAACCAACTCATGCTATTGCTGCAACCATTAGAGAAGCTATTCATTGTAGAGAAACTGGAGAGGCTAAGGTTATTTTGACAGCAATGTGTGGACATGGCCATTTTGACCTACCAGCTTACGAGAAATATTTGCAAGGTGATATGGTTGACCTGTCCTTCTCAGAGGACAACTTGAAAGCTTCACTTGCCAATATTTCTCAAGTAACATCTTGA
- the LOC101495914 gene encoding cell division cycle protein 27 homolog B-like isoform X1 translates to MESILIDCVQKSLNHFMHSNAIFISQRLCAHFPSETNLQLLAVCYLQSNQAYSAYHILKGTKMPQSRYLFAISCFQMDLLSEAAAALCPANEPGAEVPNGAPGHYLLGQIYRYTDRRKSAIHHFKQALSMDPLMWAAYEELCILGAAEEATAVFGEAASFCIQKQYINCSTPPNLSAEDCNVAAARHNVSDDVSPRQLRHMQGLKDIAANSHGSSIIGGTSGQLSSSGSSNMSFYNTPSPMATQLSCVAPPPLYRNVMPNGPNLSTLNAENSPKSTVNSIIQAPRRKFVGEGKLRKISGRLFSDSGPRRSSRLSSEASVSANANATVVSGNGTNSSFKGGSKLTPMTFRSMTIRKGQSWANENIDGGIHNDVLDVSRLNITSTTSCSSAAIEAKSYEQDAATLQLGGQVTSESKVITGASEILSLLRVLGEGYRLACLYRCQDALDTYLKLPQKHYNTGWVLSQVGKAHYELVDNLEADRVFSLARQITPYSLEGMDIYSTVLYHLREDMKLSYLAQELISTDRLAPQSWIAMGNCYSLQKDHETALKNFQRAVQLNPRFAYAHTLCGHEYVAQEDFENGIKSYQSALMVDARHYNAWYGLGMLYFRQEKFEFAEHHFRMAFRINPQSSVILSYLGTALHFLKRSEEALAVMEKAMLADKKNLLPMYHKANILMSLERFDEALEVLDELKEYAPCESSVFALMGNIYRRRNMHERAMFHYGIALDLKPSATDAATIKAAIEKLHVPDELDDNL, encoded by the exons ATGGAATCGATTCTCATAGATTGCGTTCAGAAAAGTCTTAATCATTTCATGCACTCCAACGCCATCTTCATCTCTCAACGTCTCTGTGCTCACTTCCCCTCCGAG ACAAATTTGCAATTATTAGCTGTCTGTTACTTGCAGAGTAATCAAGCTTATTCTGCATACCATATATTAAAGG GTACAAAAATGCCTCAATCCCGGTATTTGTTTGCAATATCATGCTTTCAGATGGATCTTCTTAGTGAAGCTGCAGCAGCTTTATGTCCTGCTAATGAGCCAGGTGCAGAG GTTCCAAATGGGGCACCTGGTCATTATCTTTTAGGGCAGATTTACAG GTACACTGACAGAAGGAAAAGTGCCATACATCATTTTAAGCAGGCACTATCAATGGACCCTCTAATGTGGGCTGCTTATGAGGAGCTGTGCATATTAG GTGCTGCCGAAGAAGCTACTGCAGTTTTTGGGGAAGCAGCTTCTTTTTGCATACAAAAGCAATATATTAATTGCTCAACTCCTCCAAATTTGTCAGCTGAAGATTGTAATGTAGCTGCGGCCAGACACAATGTCTCTGACGACGTGAGTCCAAGGCAACTAAGACACATGCAAGGCCTTAAGGACATTGCTGCAAACTCTCATGGATCTTCTATAATAGGAGGAACTTCTGGTCAACTTAGCAGTAGTGGTTCATCTAACATGTCATTTTATAACACTCCATCTCCAATGGCCACCCAG TTGTCATGTGTTGCTCCGCCCCCTTTGTATAGGAATGTAATGCCAAATGGCCCAAATCTGAGCACACTTAATGCTGAGAATTCTCCTAAGTCAACAGTTAACTCTATTATTCAAGCCCCGCGAAGAAAGTTTGTGGGTGAAGGAAAGTTGCGAAAG ATTTCAGGCAGATTATTTTCTGATTCGGGTCCTCGACGTAGTTCAAGACTCTCTAGTGAAGCAAGTGTAAGTGCAAATGCCAATGCAACAGTTGTATCTGGAAACGGAACTAATAGCTCTTTTAAGGGAGGGTCAAAGCTTACCCCTATGACATTTCGTAGCATGACAATTCGAAAGGGACAGTCATGGGCCAATGAAAACATTGATGGAG gGATTCATAATGATGTTCTGGATGTTAGTCGTTTGAATATTACATCAACGACTTCTTGTTCATCTGCTGCCATTGAAGCTAAATCTTATGAACAAGATGCAGCAACTCTTCAACTTGGTGGGCAAGTAACAAGTGAGTCTAAAGTCATCACTGGTGCATCAGAAATACTTTCCCTTCTAAGAGTTCTCGGGGAAGGCTATAGGCTTGCATGCTTATATAGGTGCCAG GATGCACTGGATACCTATCTGAAACTTCCACAGAAGCACTACAATACTGGATGGGTTCTTTCTCAG GTTGGGAAGGCACACTATGAGTTAGTTGATAATTTAGAAGCTGATCGGGTCTTTAGTCTTGCTCGTCAAATTACACCTTATAGTTTGGAAGGAATGGATATATACTCAACAGTCCTTTAT CATTTAAGGGAAGATATGAAGCTAAGCTACCTAGCACAGGAACTGATTTCAACCGATCGGTTAGCTCCTCAATCTTG GATTGCCATGGGAAACTGCTACAGCCTGCAGAAAGATCATGAAACTGCACTGAAAAATTTTCAACGAGCTGTTCAACTGAATCCAAGATTTGCATATGCACACACCCTTTGTGGACATGA GTATGTTGCACAAGAAGATTTTGAAAATGGGATTAAGAGTTATCAGAGTGCACTCATGGTTGACGCAAGGCATTATAACGCATGGTATGGACTTGGAATGTTATATTTTCGCCAAGAGAAATTTGAGTTCGCTGAACATCATTTCCGTATGGCTTTCCGAATCAACCCACAATCTTCTGTGATATTGTCGTACCTTGGAACTGCTTTGCATTTTTTGAAG AGAAGTGAGGAAGCGTTAGCCGTGATGGAGAAAGCTATGTTAGCAGATAAGAAAAATCTACTCCCCATGTATCATAAGGCCAATATACTAATGAGCCTGGAAAGATTTGACGAGGCTTTGGAAGTCCTAGATGAGCTTAAAGAGTATGCTCCCTGCGAAAGTAGTGTCTTTGCTTTGATGGGAAATATTTATAGAAGGCGTAACATGCATGAGAGAGCTATGTTTCATTATGGTATTGCTTTGGATTTAAAACCATCTGCAACGGATGCTGCCACCATTAAG GCTGCCATTGAGAAATTGCATGTCCCTGATGAATTGGATGACAACTTGTAG
- the LOC101495914 gene encoding cell division cycle protein 27 homolog B-like isoform X2, with amino-acid sequence MSQVQRYTDRRKSAIHHFKQALSMDPLMWAAYEELCILGAAEEATAVFGEAASFCIQKQYINCSTPPNLSAEDCNVAAARHNVSDDVSPRQLRHMQGLKDIAANSHGSSIIGGTSGQLSSSGSSNMSFYNTPSPMATQLSCVAPPPLYRNVMPNGPNLSTLNAENSPKSTVNSIIQAPRRKFVGEGKLRKISGRLFSDSGPRRSSRLSSEASVSANANATVVSGNGTNSSFKGGSKLTPMTFRSMTIRKGQSWANENIDGGIHNDVLDVSRLNITSTTSCSSAAIEAKSYEQDAATLQLGGQVTSESKVITGASEILSLLRVLGEGYRLACLYRCQDALDTYLKLPQKHYNTGWVLSQVGKAHYELVDNLEADRVFSLARQITPYSLEGMDIYSTVLYHLREDMKLSYLAQELISTDRLAPQSWIAMGNCYSLQKDHETALKNFQRAVQLNPRFAYAHTLCGHEYVAQEDFENGIKSYQSALMVDARHYNAWYGLGMLYFRQEKFEFAEHHFRMAFRINPQSSVILSYLGTALHFLKRSEEALAVMEKAMLADKKNLLPMYHKANILMSLERFDEALEVLDELKEYAPCESSVFALMGNIYRRRNMHERAMFHYGIALDLKPSATDAATIKAAIEKLHVPDELDDNL; translated from the exons ATGAGCCAGGTGCAGAG GTACACTGACAGAAGGAAAAGTGCCATACATCATTTTAAGCAGGCACTATCAATGGACCCTCTAATGTGGGCTGCTTATGAGGAGCTGTGCATATTAG GTGCTGCCGAAGAAGCTACTGCAGTTTTTGGGGAAGCAGCTTCTTTTTGCATACAAAAGCAATATATTAATTGCTCAACTCCTCCAAATTTGTCAGCTGAAGATTGTAATGTAGCTGCGGCCAGACACAATGTCTCTGACGACGTGAGTCCAAGGCAACTAAGACACATGCAAGGCCTTAAGGACATTGCTGCAAACTCTCATGGATCTTCTATAATAGGAGGAACTTCTGGTCAACTTAGCAGTAGTGGTTCATCTAACATGTCATTTTATAACACTCCATCTCCAATGGCCACCCAG TTGTCATGTGTTGCTCCGCCCCCTTTGTATAGGAATGTAATGCCAAATGGCCCAAATCTGAGCACACTTAATGCTGAGAATTCTCCTAAGTCAACAGTTAACTCTATTATTCAAGCCCCGCGAAGAAAGTTTGTGGGTGAAGGAAAGTTGCGAAAG ATTTCAGGCAGATTATTTTCTGATTCGGGTCCTCGACGTAGTTCAAGACTCTCTAGTGAAGCAAGTGTAAGTGCAAATGCCAATGCAACAGTTGTATCTGGAAACGGAACTAATAGCTCTTTTAAGGGAGGGTCAAAGCTTACCCCTATGACATTTCGTAGCATGACAATTCGAAAGGGACAGTCATGGGCCAATGAAAACATTGATGGAG gGATTCATAATGATGTTCTGGATGTTAGTCGTTTGAATATTACATCAACGACTTCTTGTTCATCTGCTGCCATTGAAGCTAAATCTTATGAACAAGATGCAGCAACTCTTCAACTTGGTGGGCAAGTAACAAGTGAGTCTAAAGTCATCACTGGTGCATCAGAAATACTTTCCCTTCTAAGAGTTCTCGGGGAAGGCTATAGGCTTGCATGCTTATATAGGTGCCAG GATGCACTGGATACCTATCTGAAACTTCCACAGAAGCACTACAATACTGGATGGGTTCTTTCTCAG GTTGGGAAGGCACACTATGAGTTAGTTGATAATTTAGAAGCTGATCGGGTCTTTAGTCTTGCTCGTCAAATTACACCTTATAGTTTGGAAGGAATGGATATATACTCAACAGTCCTTTAT CATTTAAGGGAAGATATGAAGCTAAGCTACCTAGCACAGGAACTGATTTCAACCGATCGGTTAGCTCCTCAATCTTG GATTGCCATGGGAAACTGCTACAGCCTGCAGAAAGATCATGAAACTGCACTGAAAAATTTTCAACGAGCTGTTCAACTGAATCCAAGATTTGCATATGCACACACCCTTTGTGGACATGA GTATGTTGCACAAGAAGATTTTGAAAATGGGATTAAGAGTTATCAGAGTGCACTCATGGTTGACGCAAGGCATTATAACGCATGGTATGGACTTGGAATGTTATATTTTCGCCAAGAGAAATTTGAGTTCGCTGAACATCATTTCCGTATGGCTTTCCGAATCAACCCACAATCTTCTGTGATATTGTCGTACCTTGGAACTGCTTTGCATTTTTTGAAG AGAAGTGAGGAAGCGTTAGCCGTGATGGAGAAAGCTATGTTAGCAGATAAGAAAAATCTACTCCCCATGTATCATAAGGCCAATATACTAATGAGCCTGGAAAGATTTGACGAGGCTTTGGAAGTCCTAGATGAGCTTAAAGAGTATGCTCCCTGCGAAAGTAGTGTCTTTGCTTTGATGGGAAATATTTATAGAAGGCGTAACATGCATGAGAGAGCTATGTTTCATTATGGTATTGCTTTGGATTTAAAACCATCTGCAACGGATGCTGCCACCATTAAG GCTGCCATTGAGAAATTGCATGTCCCTGATGAATTGGATGACAACTTGTAG